A single window of Halobacterium jilantaiense DNA harbors:
- a CDS encoding DUF1028 domain-containing protein — translation MTFSICVRESYEDEDGDEQYRFGVAVTTRLPGVGVPCPHVNEHGAVATQSLTNPRLGSKGVEYLADGLGVEDALQSLLNADEGSEDRQLHGVGRDGTFAFSGDGCNGWYGEREGQNYTVAGNLLTGEAVVERTAEKYEDLRAVGEADPDEPLAKRLVDALGAGQAAGGDKREELTVQSAAVKVADTGEDDAPYWNDLRVDASEDPVVDLRETYRLAKDGYEDALELYGDPDDEDSAGEDESEAADGTDDA, via the coding sequence GTGACCTTCAGTATCTGCGTCCGCGAGTCCTACGAGGACGAGGACGGCGACGAGCAGTACCGCTTCGGCGTAGCCGTGACGACCCGGCTGCCGGGCGTCGGCGTGCCCTGCCCGCACGTCAACGAACACGGCGCGGTCGCCACGCAGAGTCTGACGAACCCCCGACTCGGGTCGAAGGGGGTCGAGTACCTCGCCGACGGACTCGGTGTCGAGGACGCCCTCCAGTCGCTTCTCAACGCGGACGAGGGCAGCGAGGACCGCCAGCTCCACGGCGTCGGCCGCGACGGAACGTTCGCGTTCTCCGGCGACGGCTGCAACGGCTGGTACGGCGAACGCGAGGGCCAGAACTACACCGTCGCCGGCAACCTCCTGACCGGCGAAGCCGTCGTCGAGCGCACCGCGGAGAAGTACGAAGACCTGCGCGCCGTCGGCGAGGCCGACCCGGACGAGCCGTTGGCGAAGCGACTGGTCGACGCGCTCGGTGCCGGGCAGGCCGCAGGCGGCGACAAGCGCGAGGAGCTCACCGTCCAGAGCGCGGCCGTGAAGGTCGCGGACACGGGCGAGGACGACGCCCCGTACTGGAACGACCTGCGGGTCGACGCCAGCGAGGACCCGGTCGTCGACCTCCGCGAGACCTACCGGCTGGCGAAGGACGGCTACGAGGACGCCCTCGAACTGTACGGCGACCCGGACGACGAGGACAGTGCGGGCGAGGACGAGAGCGAGGCAGCCGACGGAACCGACGACGCCTGA
- a CDS encoding cell division protein SepF: MGFMDKILGGSGSTTEDYVELDVEDFDTDGGEANVSVHIAEIDGQEDVIAIKDAVYDGDLVVADITRLRTEDSMVEHVIDELRQVATEVGGDIVQKGDDQLIVTPNGIAISRSKLNRP; encoded by the coding sequence ATGGGCTTCATGGACAAGATTCTCGGTGGGAGCGGGAGTACCACCGAGGACTACGTGGAACTGGACGTCGAGGACTTCGACACGGACGGCGGGGAGGCGAACGTCTCCGTCCACATCGCGGAGATCGACGGCCAAGAGGACGTCATCGCGATCAAGGACGCGGTCTACGACGGTGATCTCGTCGTCGCGGACATCACGCGACTCCGCACCGAGGACAGCATGGTCGAACACGTCATCGACGAACTCCGGCAGGTCGCCACGGAGGTCGGCGGCGACATCGTCCAGAAGGGCGACGACCAGCTCATCGTCACGCCGAACGGCATCGCGATCAGCCGGTCGAAGCTCAACCGTCCCTGA
- a CDS encoding DUF5611 family protein codes for MKEYKMRRGEYLEERVPEMADTVEEYFGEITGTEEFKGSDLFVVEDPKNPVFDRVVAGTVSYSGKKDKLGVEFEERPAEDVIAEGNADAAADAVDAKNDFLLEATGRDAKSRRDSMKRAVEDDADKPDNVS; via the coding sequence ATGAAGGAGTACAAGATGCGGAGAGGGGAGTACCTCGAGGAACGAGTGCCCGAGATGGCCGACACCGTCGAGGAGTACTTCGGCGAGATTACGGGCACCGAGGAGTTCAAAGGCAGCGACCTCTTCGTCGTCGAGGACCCCAAGAACCCCGTCTTCGACCGCGTCGTCGCGGGGACGGTCTCGTACTCCGGGAAGAAGGACAAGCTCGGCGTGGAGTTCGAGGAGCGGCCCGCCGAGGACGTCATCGCAGAGGGCAACGCCGACGCGGCCGCCGACGCCGTCGACGCGAAAAACGACTTCCTGCTGGAGGCGACCGGCCGGGACGCGAAGTCCCGCCGCGATTCAATGAAGCGCGCCGTCGAGGACGACGCCGACAAGCCCGACAACGTCTCGTAA